A region from the Kribbella shirazensis genome encodes:
- the rpsS gene encoding 30S ribosomal protein S19 codes for MPRSLKKGPFVDHHLAKKVEVQNEKGTKNVIKTWSRRSMIVPDMIGHTIAVHDGRKHVPVFVTDSMVGHKLGEFAPTRTFKGHEKDDRKSRRR; via the coding sequence ATGCCACGCAGCCTCAAGAAGGGCCCGTTCGTCGACCACCACCTGGCAAAGAAGGTGGAGGTGCAGAACGAGAAGGGCACCAAGAACGTCATCAAGACCTGGTCTCGCCGATCGATGATCGTGCCGGACATGATCGGCCACACGATTGCGGTGCACGACGGCCGCAAGCACGTGCCGGTGTTCGTGACGGACTCGATGGTCGGGCACAAGCTCGGCGAGTTCGCCCCGACCCGGACGTTCAAGGGTCACGAGAAGGACGACCGGAAGTCACGGCGTCGCTGA